The following coding sequences lie in one Pirellulales bacterium genomic window:
- a CDS encoding Gfo/Idh/MocA family oxidoreductase has protein sequence MPYGFGIIGCGMIARFHAKAIAEVPDAKLVACFDSYAPAVEKFSAEVGCRGYTKLDEMLADPAVHVVTIGTPSGAHMEPAVAAAAAGKHVIVEKPLEITLTRCDAIISACEKNKVKLSAVFPSRFHESSRQMKWAVDEQRFGRLTLGDAYVKWFRTQQYYDSGAWRGTWQLDGGGALMNQAVHSVDLLTWFMGPVAEVTAHTATLAHQRIAVEDTCVATLRFSNGALGIIEATTAVYPGYLKRIELHGDQGTAVMEEEDIKTWDFAQPHPRDEAIRKHMAQARSTGGGASDPAAIGHHGHALQFADVLSAIKNNGVPAIDGHEGRRSVEIILAIYKSAETRQAVQLPLKDDPALAARQRDKSS, from the coding sequence ATGCCCTACGGTTTCGGAATTATCGGCTGCGGAATGATCGCTCGTTTTCATGCCAAGGCCATTGCCGAGGTGCCCGACGCCAAGCTTGTGGCATGTTTTGATAGTTACGCTCCGGCAGTGGAAAAATTCTCTGCCGAAGTTGGCTGCCGCGGATACACCAAGCTGGACGAAATGCTGGCCGACCCGGCCGTGCACGTCGTCACCATTGGCACGCCCAGCGGCGCCCACATGGAGCCTGCCGTCGCCGCCGCCGCGGCCGGCAAGCACGTCATCGTGGAAAAACCATTGGAAATTACGCTCACCCGCTGCGACGCCATCATCTCCGCCTGCGAAAAAAATAAAGTCAAGCTCTCGGCCGTGTTCCCGTCTCGATTCCACGAATCAAGCCGGCAAATGAAATGGGCTGTCGACGAACAACGCTTCGGCCGCCTCACCCTGGGCGATGCTTATGTGAAATGGTTCCGCACGCAGCAGTATTACGACAGCGGCGCTTGGCGCGGCACCTGGCAGCTCGACGGCGGCGGCGCGCTGATGAATCAGGCCGTCCACAGCGTCGATTTGCTCACCTGGTTCATGGGCCCCGTGGCCGAAGTCACGGCCCACACCGCCACCCTGGCCCACCAACGTATCGCCGTGGAAGATACGTGTGTGGCCACGCTCCGCTTTTCCAATGGAGCCCTGGGCATTATTGAAGCCACCACGGCGGTATATCCTGGTTATCTCAAGCGCATCGAACTTCACGGCGACCAAGGCACCGCCGTGATGGAAGAGGAAGACATCAAAACCTGGGATTTCGCCCAGCCGCATCCGCGCGACGAAGCCATTCGCAAACACATGGCCCAAGCTCGCAGCACCGGCGGCGGCGCTAGCGACCCGGCCGCCATCGGTCATCACGGCCATGCCCTGCAGTTTGCCGACGTGCTGAGCGCGATCAAAAACAATGGCGTCCCCGCCATCGATGGCCACGAAGGGCGCCGTTCGGTCGAAATCATTCTGGCCATTTACAAATCGGCCGAAACGCGCCAGGCCGTGCAATTGCCCTTGAAAGACGATCCCGCACTCGCCGCCCGCCAGCGCGATAAATCTTCCTAA
- a CDS encoding lysophospholipid acyltransferase family protein, which produces MSSRLTAAGHFAVYLVVRIFVCLLQAVSIETCKRLAQGLAWLVTVVIPLRFDVIDDNLRLAFPTLSPAARRQTARRMWEHLFLMLAEIAHFPRKVHDTNWRDYIRFKNESWMMRELFRNRPRVFVSGHYGNFELAGYTLGLFGFPTFTVARPLDNPYLDRFVNHFRALKGQYVLPKQGSAQEAAALLEGRGTLGVLADQHAGPKGCWVNFFNRPASTHKAIAVFALTHDAPLMVGYARRLSRPLQYEMAMETMLEPATMNPALKDVASLTQWYTSVLETVVRRAPEQYWWVHRRWRDNRPSKKRAAA; this is translated from the coding sequence ATGTCCTCCCGCCTTACCGCTGCCGGCCATTTCGCGGTTTATTTGGTCGTTCGTATTTTCGTCTGCCTGCTGCAGGCGGTCAGTATCGAAACATGCAAGCGCTTGGCCCAGGGTTTAGCCTGGCTGGTGACCGTAGTCATCCCGCTTCGTTTTGACGTTATCGACGACAATCTTCGCCTTGCTTTTCCTACGCTGTCTCCTGCAGCCCGCCGCCAAACGGCTCGCCGCATGTGGGAACATCTGTTTTTAATGTTGGCCGAAATTGCCCACTTTCCACGCAAAGTGCACGACACCAATTGGCGCGATTACATCCGCTTCAAAAACGAATCGTGGATGATGCGTGAACTTTTCCGCAACCGGCCGCGCGTGTTCGTCTCCGGGCATTACGGCAATTTCGAACTAGCCGGATATACCCTCGGCCTGTTCGGTTTCCCCACGTTCACGGTGGCCCGACCTCTAGACAATCCGTACTTGGACCGCTTTGTAAACCACTTTCGCGCGCTTAAAGGGCAATACGTATTGCCCAAGCAAGGCAGCGCCCAGGAAGCGGCCGCACTATTGGAAGGACGCGGCACACTTGGGGTGTTGGCCGATCAACACGCCGGTCCGAAAGGCTGTTGGGTGAACTTTTTCAACCGCCCCGCCTCCACGCACAAGGCCATTGCCGTATTCGCGCTGACCCATGATGCACCGCTCATGGTCGGTTATGCCCGTCGCCTGAGCCGCCCGCTGCAATACGAAATGGCGATGGAAACGATGCTGGAACCAGCCACTATGAACCCCGCGTTGAAAGACGTTGCCTCGCTAACGCAGTGGTACACGAGCGTACTGGAGACCGTTGTCCGTCGCGCGCCGGAGCAATACTGGTGGGTCCACCGCCGCTGGAGAGACAACCGCCCGTCAAAAAAACGCGCCGCCGCGTAA
- a CDS encoding alanine--glyoxylate aminotransferase family protein, with protein MHPDLNPPVRILLGPGPSDIHPRVLAAMAKPTVGHLDPYYLELMNRMQEMLREVFRTKNEMTLAISGTGSAGMETAVVNVVEPGDSMLVCINGVFGGRMADVAQRAGANVVKVERSWGEVFSPADLKDALAKSKPKIVGIVMAETSTGARQPLEEISRLVHDAGALLLVDAVTALGGIPVETDRWQLDVVYSGTQKCLSCPPGLAPITFGPLAMEKIRARKTKVQSWYLDVTLLSQYWGQERVYHHTAPINMTYGLYEAVQIILEEGLENCWARHARNHAALKAGLAAIGIGYSAQEGHQLPMLNAVKIPAGVDDVAVRRGLLERFGIEIGGGLGAFKGKVWRIGLMGYGARPNNVLLVLSALEQLLAKQGCKFPHGASLAAANKFYQSHK; from the coding sequence ATGCATCCCGATCTTAATCCTCCGGTCCGCATCCTGCTCGGTCCTGGTCCCAGCGACATTCATCCCCGCGTGTTGGCAGCGATGGCCAAGCCCACTGTCGGCCATTTAGATCCGTACTATTTGGAGCTGATGAACCGCATGCAGGAGATGCTGCGTGAAGTGTTCCGCACCAAAAACGAAATGACCCTGGCCATCAGCGGCACGGGTTCCGCCGGTATGGAAACGGCCGTGGTCAATGTCGTCGAGCCCGGCGATTCGATGCTCGTTTGCATCAACGGCGTGTTTGGCGGCCGCATGGCCGATGTGGCTCAGCGCGCCGGCGCCAACGTCGTCAAAGTGGAGCGCTCCTGGGGCGAAGTGTTTTCTCCCGCCGATCTGAAAGACGCGCTCGCCAAATCCAAACCCAAAATCGTGGGCATCGTCATGGCCGAAACTTCCACCGGCGCTCGCCAACCCCTGGAAGAAATCAGCCGCCTCGTTCACGATGCCGGCGCGCTATTGCTCGTCGATGCTGTCACCGCCCTGGGGGGCATTCCCGTCGAAACCGATCGCTGGCAGCTCGATGTCGTCTACTCCGGCACGCAAAAATGTCTGAGTTGCCCGCCGGGTTTGGCGCCCATAACCTTCGGACCGCTGGCGATGGAAAAAATCCGCGCCCGCAAAACGAAAGTACAAAGCTGGTATCTCGACGTGACCCTGCTTTCGCAATACTGGGGCCAAGAGCGGGTCTATCATCACACAGCACCCATTAACATGACTTATGGTCTCTACGAGGCCGTTCAGATCATTCTCGAAGAAGGCTTGGAAAACTGCTGGGCGCGCCATGCCCGGAATCACGCTGCGCTGAAAGCTGGCCTGGCCGCCATTGGCATCGGCTATTCCGCTCAGGAAGGCCATCAACTGCCGATGCTCAACGCCGTGAAAATCCCCGCAGGCGTGGACGATGTCGCCGTTCGCCGCGGATTGCTGGAGCGCTTCGGCATCGAAATCGGCGGCGGCCTGGGTGCTTTCAAAGGCAAAGTTTGGCGCATCGGACTGATGGGCTACGGCGCCCGCCCCAACAACGTGCTGCTGGTGCTTTCCGCCCTGGAGCAACTTCTCGCTAAGCAAGGTTGCAAGTTTCCCCACGGCGCATCGCTCGCCGCCGCCAACAAGTTTTATCAATCGCACAAATAA
- a CDS encoding DUF4202 domain-containing protein translates to MPYSELFTTAIARIDAANAADPNREMFQSREQPKELLYSQRMTGWLNRLSPDASEALRLAARGQHICRWTIPRNHYPLDRAGYHRWRSACQRMHAEKLGEILHAVGYDESTIGRVQSLVRKERLKLDPEAQLLEDVVCLVFLENYFAEFSRQHDEAKLIDIVRKTWKKMSARGHQAALQLPLSDEIKSIVEKALNQPHS, encoded by the coding sequence ATGCCCTATTCCGAACTATTCACCACCGCGATTGCCCGCATCGACGCCGCCAACGCCGCCGATCCCAATCGCGAAATGTTTCAAAGCCGCGAGCAGCCCAAGGAACTGCTCTACTCTCAGCGAATGACCGGTTGGCTCAATCGGCTCTCGCCCGACGCTTCCGAAGCACTCCGTTTGGCCGCCCGCGGCCAACACATTTGCCGCTGGACCATTCCGCGCAACCATTATCCGCTGGATCGCGCCGGCTACCATCGCTGGCGAAGCGCCTGCCAGCGAATGCACGCCGAAAAGCTGGGCGAAATCTTGCACGCGGTCGGCTACGATGAATCGACCATCGGTCGCGTCCAATCGCTGGTCCGTAAGGAACGGCTCAAACTCGATCCCGAAGCTCAACTTTTGGAAGACGTGGTCTGTCTCGTGTTCTTGGAAAACTACTTCGCCGAATTTTCGCGTCAACACGACGAGGCCAAACTCATCGACATCGTCCGTAAAACCTGGAAAAAAATGTCCGCACGTGGGCATCAAGCGGCGCTTCAATTGCCGCTTTCAGATGAAATCAAATCCATCGTCGAAAAAGCACTGAACCAGCCTCACAGCTAA
- a CDS encoding CinA family nicotinamide mononucleotide deamidase-related protein, with amino-acid sequence MHAEVISIGDELTSGQRLDTNSQWLSTRLGELGVSVLYHTTVADNLDANVQVFRQAAQRVDIVVATGGLGPTADDLTRDALAAAAGVELVLDPDALAYIESLFARRKRPMPERNKVQAMFPRGSRVIPNPAGTAPGIDLELPGPNRKSTRIFALPGVPAEMREMWDQTVAPAISALLGSPRVIRHKQIKCFGVGESDLEAMLPDLIRRGREPQVGITVHGATITLRITTAGNTAEDCYRVMKPTIATIHECLGDLVFGEGDDELEHAVMRLLHAQRKTLATAEWGSGGMISHWLAEVPASAEHFLGGVVVRNSAALTSLLGIQPSPASSPQEAERMVREMAQACREKLGADYGLALGQLPTVGPQAAEPPLLYFAVAGPHKVSAKSSPYAGHPEILKTRGGKQALNLLRLTLLHAQE; translated from the coding sequence ATGCACGCCGAAGTCATTTCCATAGGCGACGAACTCACCAGCGGCCAGCGGCTCGATACCAACAGCCAGTGGCTCAGCACTCGGCTAGGCGAGTTGGGCGTCAGCGTGCTGTATCACACCACCGTTGCCGATAATCTCGACGCTAACGTGCAGGTGTTTCGTCAAGCTGCCCAGCGTGTCGACATTGTCGTTGCCACCGGCGGCTTGGGACCAACGGCCGATGATCTCACCCGCGATGCCCTGGCCGCCGCCGCCGGCGTGGAATTGGTTCTTGATCCGGACGCGCTGGCGTACATCGAAAGTTTGTTTGCCCGCCGCAAACGGCCCATGCCGGAGCGAAATAAAGTGCAGGCCATGTTTCCTCGGGGTAGTCGAGTGATTCCAAACCCTGCCGGCACGGCGCCTGGCATCGACCTCGAACTGCCAGGGCCCAATCGTAAATCAACTCGCATTTTTGCACTGCCCGGCGTCCCGGCCGAAATGCGCGAAATGTGGGACCAAACCGTCGCCCCCGCAATTTCGGCCTTGCTTGGTTCGCCGCGTGTCATTCGCCACAAGCAAATCAAATGTTTCGGCGTGGGCGAAAGCGATTTGGAAGCCATGCTGCCCGATTTAATCCGCCGAGGCCGCGAGCCGCAGGTCGGCATCACCGTCCATGGCGCAACCATCACACTCCGCATTACCACTGCCGGCAACACGGCGGAAGATTGTTATCGGGTCATGAAACCGACTATCGCTACCATTCACGAGTGCCTGGGCGATTTGGTGTTTGGCGAAGGCGACGATGAACTCGAACACGCCGTGATGCGACTGCTCCATGCTCAACGTAAAACTTTGGCCACCGCCGAATGGGGCTCCGGCGGCATGATCTCACATTGGCTGGCCGAAGTGCCCGCTAGCGCCGAGCATTTTTTAGGCGGCGTGGTCGTGCGAAATTCCGCGGCGTTAACTTCACTATTGGGAATCCAGCCTTCGCCAGCTTCATCGCCGCAAGAAGCAGAACGAATGGTCCGCGAAATGGCCCAGGCTTGTCGCGAAAAACTGGGCGCCGATTACGGTCTGGCCCTCGGTCAGTTGCCCACGGTCGGTCCGCAGGCCGCCGAGCCGCCGCTGTTATATTTTGCCGTGGCCGGCCCGCACAAAGTAAGCGCGAAATCGTCCCCCTACGCCGGCCATCCCGAAATTCTCAAAACCCGCGGCGGCAAGCAGGCGCTCAACTTGCTGCGGCTGACGTTGCTGCACGCCCAGGAATAA
- a CDS encoding class I SAM-dependent methyltransferase, translated as MSTPVPTKDTFREMYAQAAPWDIGRPQQPFVQAAGEIQGLVLDAGCGTGDTALFFAERGCTVTGVDFLEEPIQRAKQKAAQRKIQATFLVHDALKLSALGQQFDNAIDSGLFHVFSDDDRKRYVAELAAVLKPGGKYFVMCFSDKEPGTEGPRRVSKAEIGAAFTHGWKIESIEAVHFEISATLPRHMQFSPGGPQAWFAKIRREK; from the coding sequence ATGAGCACGCCGGTCCCGACTAAAGACACCTTTCGCGAGATGTATGCCCAGGCGGCGCCGTGGGATATTGGCCGCCCGCAACAGCCCTTTGTGCAGGCGGCTGGGGAAATTCAAGGATTGGTTTTGGATGCCGGCTGCGGCACGGGCGACACGGCCCTGTTTTTTGCCGAGCGTGGCTGCACGGTCACCGGCGTCGATTTTTTGGAGGAGCCGATACAGCGAGCCAAGCAAAAAGCTGCTCAGCGCAAAATTCAGGCCACATTTTTGGTGCATGATGCGTTAAAATTAAGCGCGCTGGGTCAGCAGTTCGACAACGCCATCGACAGCGGTCTATTCCACGTATTTTCAGACGATGATCGTAAACGCTACGTCGCCGAATTGGCCGCCGTTTTGAAGCCCGGCGGAAAATATTTCGTGATGTGCTTTAGCGACAAAGAACCGGGAACGGAAGGGCCGCGGCGTGTTTCGAAAGCAGAAATCGGGGCCGCTTTTACTCACGGCTGGAAAATTGAATCGATCGAGGCGGTTCACTTCGAAATTTCTGCCACGTTGCCGCGGCACATGCAATTCAGCCCCGGCGGTCCGCAGGCCTGGTTCGCGAAAATTCGCCGCGAAAAATAA
- a CDS encoding hydrolase, with protein sequence MDEKSTLPRSPELMTAGDTGLLVVDVQQKLIGLIDGHAQIVWNIRRLIDGAKLLGLPIFATEQYPQGLGPTAAELASGLDHVFDKTAFSCGGCPALCRELEKAGKRKWMVCGIEAHVCIQQTVLDLLAEGFSVYVAADAVGSRSRFDYEIALRRLEAAGATLTTVEAALFEWCQDSKAPQFKQISKMVQEKPPT encoded by the coding sequence ATGGATGAGAAATCAACGCTTCCGCGCAGTCCTGAATTGATGACAGCCGGCGACACGGGCTTGCTAGTTGTAGACGTGCAGCAAAAGCTGATCGGCCTGATCGATGGACACGCGCAGATCGTGTGGAACATCCGCCGACTGATCGATGGAGCGAAACTGTTGGGATTGCCGATTTTTGCAACCGAGCAATATCCGCAGGGTTTGGGTCCTACAGCAGCGGAGTTGGCGTCAGGGTTGGATCATGTGTTCGATAAAACGGCATTTAGCTGCGGCGGCTGTCCCGCATTGTGCCGCGAATTGGAAAAGGCAGGGAAGCGCAAGTGGATGGTGTGCGGGATCGAGGCGCACGTTTGCATTCAGCAAACGGTGCTGGATTTGCTGGCCGAGGGATTTAGTGTTTACGTGGCGGCTGACGCTGTGGGTTCGCGATCACGGTTCGATTACGAAATTGCCTTGCGACGGCTGGAAGCGGCCGGCGCTACGTTGACGACGGTCGAAGCGGCGCTGTTCGAATGGTGTCAAGATTCCAAAGCGCCGCAGTTCAAACAAATCAGCAAAATGGTGCAAGAAAAGCCGCCTACGTAA